Proteins encoded within one genomic window of Bacillus thuringiensis:
- a CDS encoding FAD-dependent oxidoreductase, whose product MGKEKKYDAIVVGAGPVGLVAGLALQKKGISTLVIEADSFGRPRPGSRAIYLHSASLKLLEETSEGLGFALAHNGIIWPVKRTFYKGKEVYVRDYGKDENLKFNRLPHFAALHQDEIEKHMYEACIKEGVEFLWDAPVKKLHITDSGVELTITNDEILKAQYVIGCDGARSIVREEAGLTFEGPRTADTFIVVDAKEDETDPLPLERIFHYQHPAMEGRNVMFVPFKGGWRIDLQLLESDNPDDYTNIESVKTWLPTVMDAKYAERITWVSSYRFHQVVANSFTDEKRRVLLAGEAAHLFAPFGARGLNSGIPDAVLAARGIEKALHSHSEEERVEAIEAAAKERRIAAQWNRDASTTALHHLQGSSPEMKLKRDIAASLVSIVPRLGRWLDEGPYGPKFGPPELTTKY is encoded by the coding sequence ATGGGAAAAGAAAAAAAGTATGATGCCATAGTAGTTGGGGCGGGACCAGTCGGGCTTGTAGCAGGACTTGCATTACAAAAGAAGGGGATATCAACTTTAGTAATTGAGGCAGATTCATTCGGAAGACCACGCCCGGGAAGTAGAGCAATCTATTTGCATAGTGCTTCGTTAAAACTACTGGAAGAGACTTCAGAAGGTCTCGGTTTCGCGCTTGCACATAACGGAATAATTTGGCCTGTAAAACGAACATTTTATAAAGGGAAAGAAGTATATGTAAGAGATTACGGTAAGGATGAAAACCTTAAGTTTAACCGATTACCTCATTTCGCAGCTCTTCATCAAGATGAAATTGAAAAACATATGTATGAGGCGTGTATAAAAGAAGGTGTTGAATTCCTTTGGGATGCCCCGGTCAAGAAGTTACACATTACAGATTCTGGAGTAGAACTAACAATCACAAATGACGAAATATTAAAGGCGCAGTATGTAATTGGATGTGATGGAGCACGTTCCATCGTAAGAGAAGAAGCTGGATTAACGTTTGAAGGCCCACGTACAGCAGATACTTTTATAGTCGTGGATGCAAAAGAAGATGAAACAGATCCACTTCCTTTAGAAAGAATATTCCATTATCAGCATCCAGCTATGGAAGGAAGAAATGTAATGTTTGTTCCGTTTAAAGGCGGGTGGCGTATCGATTTACAACTGCTTGAATCAGATAATCCAGATGATTATACAAATATTGAAAGTGTAAAGACATGGTTGCCGACAGTCATGGATGCTAAATATGCGGAGAGAATTACGTGGGTGTCTTCTTATCGTTTCCATCAAGTAGTGGCAAATTCGTTTACTGACGAAAAACGTCGTGTTCTTCTAGCTGGAGAAGCAGCACACTTATTTGCCCCATTCGGAGCACGTGGATTAAATTCTGGTATTCCAGATGCTGTTCTTGCTGCAAGAGGAATTGAGAAAGCACTACATTCTCATTCTGAAGAAGAGCGAGTAGAAGCAATTGAAGCAGCTGCAAAAGAACGCCGAATTGCAGCGCAGTGGAACCGCGATGCATCAACTACAGCACTTCATCATCTTCAAGGGAGTTCTCCTGAAATGAAACTAAAACGAGATATTGCTGCTTCATTAGTATCTATCGTGCCAAGGCTAGGCAGATGGCTTGATGAGGGACCGTACGGACCAAAATTCGGACCTCCTGAACTGACGACAAAATATTAA
- a CDS encoding acyl-CoA thioesterase, whose amino-acid sequence MEEYTFQVRWGDTDAAGIVYYPNFYKWMDEATHEYFKKIGFPSVELYEEQQIGLPLLEAKCQFKSPLRFEDQVVVKSTVKELHNKVFTIQHVFVKGEQVVAEGYETRAWTSFKEKVKAQPIPGYIRQKMMPEIKTVES is encoded by the coding sequence ATGGAAGAGTATACTTTTCAAGTGAGATGGGGAGATACAGATGCGGCAGGCATTGTGTATTATCCGAATTTTTATAAATGGATGGATGAAGCAACTCATGAATATTTTAAAAAAATTGGCTTTCCTTCAGTTGAACTTTACGAAGAACAACAAATTGGTTTGCCATTACTAGAAGCAAAATGTCAATTTAAGTCACCTCTTCGTTTTGAAGATCAAGTAGTTGTGAAAAGTACTGTAAAAGAATTGCATAATAAAGTTTTTACAATCCAGCATGTTTTTGTAAAAGGGGAACAGGTTGTGGCAGAAGGTTATGAAACTCGTGCATGGACTTCTTTTAAAGAAAAAGTGAAAGCGCAACCGATACCTGGATATATTCGGCAGAAGATGATGCCAGAGATAAAAACTGTAGAAAGTTAA
- a CDS encoding class I adenylate-forming enzyme family protein: MKKDKNLLSVYELLETVTATYGEKEAIYDVTRRITYKQLKQEVDCLATAFKRLGVGKADRIAVSLPNWSETVVIYFAAAKLGAIIVPFNPKYKSYEIEYILESSAPKLLIASGEFEKNFGFEKVFNKVRKVITVRFSQENYCSYEQLMRTETMNIEPVNINVNEDLFCILYTSGTTGTPKGVMVTHRAVVQSAQTIGIELHCTQEDVFIISAPLFHIFGMAINMLCAVAMGGRIILQEKFHPRKTLQLIEQEKVTIQKGVPTMFIKELELEDFDKYDLSSLRAGLVGAAPISVKTVTEIRERMGINLCQSFGITETVSITMTSYDDTKQNITETLGKAIPGVTLKIVDENRVALPPGEVGEIAVKGFGVMKGYYNMPEQTKQVLDNEDWYYSGDLGTLDSQGYLRFVGRKKEMIIRGGLNVYPQEIEAVIMKHPKVIEAAVIGLPDKVLGEVACAVIRLKNGVVSTEEEIKLYLKERMAIYKLPEKVIFTEEFPVTASGKIQKLKLKEQVSSNISPTI, from the coding sequence ATGAAAAAGGATAAAAACTTATTATCGGTGTATGAGCTGTTAGAAACGGTTACTGCAACTTACGGTGAAAAAGAAGCAATATATGATGTAACGAGGCGAATTACATACAAACAATTGAAACAGGAAGTAGATTGTTTAGCTACGGCATTTAAGAGACTAGGAGTAGGTAAAGCAGACCGTATCGCCGTATCGCTACCAAATTGGTCCGAAACAGTAGTTATCTATTTTGCAGCTGCGAAATTAGGAGCGATAATCGTTCCATTTAACCCTAAATATAAATCATATGAAATTGAATATATATTGGAAAGTTCAGCTCCAAAGCTATTAATAGCTTCAGGGGAATTTGAAAAGAATTTTGGATTTGAAAAAGTTTTTAACAAGGTACGAAAGGTTATTACAGTACGGTTTTCGCAAGAAAATTACTGTTCATATGAGCAGTTAATGCGTACGGAAACAATGAATATTGAACCAGTAAATATAAATGTGAATGAAGATTTATTTTGTATATTATATACGTCAGGGACGACGGGAACTCCAAAAGGTGTAATGGTTACACACCGTGCTGTTGTACAATCTGCGCAAACGATAGGGATAGAGCTGCATTGTACACAAGAGGATGTATTTATTATTTCAGCACCACTATTTCATATTTTCGGTATGGCAATTAATATGCTTTGCGCAGTAGCGATGGGAGGAAGGATCATATTACAAGAAAAATTCCACCCGCGAAAAACTTTACAATTAATTGAACAAGAAAAGGTAACTATTCAAAAAGGTGTACCAACTATGTTTATAAAGGAACTAGAGTTAGAGGACTTTGATAAATATGATTTATCTTCATTACGTGCCGGGTTAGTTGGTGCAGCACCTATATCAGTAAAAACAGTGACGGAGATTCGAGAACGGATGGGCATTAACCTTTGCCAATCATTTGGGATAACTGAAACGGTTTCGATTACGATGACCTCGTATGATGATACAAAGCAGAATATAACAGAAACTCTCGGGAAGGCAATCCCAGGAGTAACATTGAAAATTGTAGATGAAAATAGAGTAGCGCTCCCGCCTGGGGAAGTGGGAGAAATCGCAGTTAAGGGATTTGGAGTAATGAAAGGTTATTATAATATGCCTGAACAGACAAAGCAGGTTTTAGATAATGAAGATTGGTATTATTCAGGAGATTTAGGCACACTTGATTCTCAAGGATATTTAAGATTTGTAGGAAGAAAGAAAGAGATGATTATAAGGGGTGGACTTAACGTTTATCCTCAGGAAATTGAAGCAGTTATTATGAAACATCCAAAAGTAATCGAAGCAGCTGTTATAGGACTTCCAGATAAAGTGCTAGGGGAAGTTGCTTGTGCAGTCATACGGTTAAAGAACGGGGTAGTAAGTACGGAAGAAGAAATAAAACTCTATCTTAAAGAGAGAATGGCAATTTATAAACTACCAGAGAAAGTGATCTTTACAGAGGAATTTCCTGTCACAGCAAGTGGGAAAATTCAAAAATTGAAATTGAAAGAACAAGTATCTTCCAATATTAGTCCGACAATTTAA
- a CDS encoding acetyl-CoA C-acetyltransferase, protein MKEIVLLEGARTPFAEISGSFRGMNATELGAIAAKEAIRKASISAEDIDQVVFGNVQQSSKDAHLLARHVGLKAGAPIHVPALTINRLCGTGVESILTAARYILSGEAEVALAGGTENMSQVPHVIPGMRWGSPLGGPAIEDWLWDGLYDTYGKCTMGETAENLAAKYNVTREEVDRHALSSHERALLAREKGYLKEEIVPVTVKGRKGEQVIEEDEHIRHTSLEKLAKLKPRFVENGVVTPGSASGMVDGAAAVVLASSDFAKDRGLQPIAKLVSWAVVGVEPKYMGIGPVPAIQSALEKANLTLEDLDLIEINEAFSAQYLACQKELGFDLDKANVNGGAIAIGHPLAASGTRISLSLIYELRRRNKKYGVSAVCIGGGQGIAAIWEALY, encoded by the coding sequence ATGAAAGAAATTGTTTTATTAGAGGGAGCGAGGACTCCGTTTGCTGAAATTTCGGGATCATTTCGGGGGATGAATGCAACAGAATTAGGGGCAATTGCCGCTAAGGAAGCCATACGAAAAGCTTCAATATCTGCTGAAGATATTGATCAAGTTGTATTTGGTAACGTTCAGCAATCTAGTAAAGACGCACATTTATTGGCGAGGCATGTTGGTTTAAAAGCCGGAGCGCCTATTCATGTCCCTGCTTTGACGATCAATCGACTTTGCGGAACGGGTGTTGAATCTATTTTAACGGCTGCTCGTTATATACTTAGCGGAGAAGCAGAAGTTGCACTTGCAGGTGGAACGGAGAACATGAGCCAAGTGCCGCACGTAATACCCGGAATGAGATGGGGAAGCCCGCTCGGTGGTCCAGCTATAGAAGATTGGTTATGGGATGGTCTTTATGATACGTACGGCAAATGTACGATGGGAGAAACAGCTGAAAACTTGGCTGCAAAATATAACGTAACGAGGGAAGAAGTAGATCGGCATGCACTTTCTAGTCATGAGCGCGCTCTTTTGGCAAGAGAGAAAGGGTATTTAAAAGAAGAAATTGTTCCTGTAACGGTGAAAGGAAGAAAAGGAGAACAGGTAATTGAAGAAGATGAGCATATCCGTCATACGAGTTTAGAAAAATTAGCAAAGTTAAAGCCACGCTTTGTGGAGAATGGTGTAGTGACTCCTGGAAGTGCAAGCGGCATGGTGGATGGTGCAGCAGCAGTTGTTTTAGCATCTAGTGACTTTGCAAAGGATAGAGGATTACAACCGATTGCTAAGCTCGTTTCTTGGGCTGTTGTTGGAGTGGAACCGAAGTATATGGGAATCGGACCGGTTCCAGCTATTCAAAGTGCATTAGAAAAAGCGAATTTAACTTTAGAAGACTTAGATTTGATTGAAATTAATGAAGCATTCTCTGCGCAGTACTTAGCTTGTCAAAAAGAATTAGGATTCGACCTTGATAAGGCAAATGTAAATGGTGGAGCAATTGCGATAGGCCATCCACTTGCTGCGAGTGGAACGAGAATTTCTCTATCCTTAATTTATGAATTAAGAAGAAGAAATAAAAAATATGGAGTATCGGCTGTTTGTATTGGCGGAGGTCAAGGAATTGCAGCGATTTGGGAAGCGTTGTACTAG
- a CDS encoding enoyl-CoA hydratase/isomerase family protein, producing MNYEFLICDIENKVAIVTINRPPVNPLNTQVFHELSDLFGALEANEEVRVIVLTGSGRKAFVAGADINEMAALDLVGVNKMNKTSRTVFSKIENMSKPVIAAINGLALGGGFELALACDLRICSDQAKFAFPEVGLGIIPGGGGTQRLQKIVGQGVAKELLYFGDMFDAERAFDLHIVNKVVPAEELFEFAKEWAYKLAKKPPVALQMLKTAVNVGSNADLETGLIIESTCFGNAFATEDRKEGLQAFVEKRKPVYLGK from the coding sequence ATGAATTATGAATTTTTAATTTGTGATATTGAAAATAAAGTTGCGATCGTTACGATTAATCGACCACCTGTAAATCCGTTGAATACACAAGTATTTCATGAACTTTCTGATCTATTTGGTGCACTAGAGGCGAATGAAGAAGTACGAGTAATCGTTCTTACAGGAAGTGGAAGGAAAGCATTTGTCGCAGGCGCTGATATTAATGAAATGGCAGCACTTGATCTTGTCGGTGTAAACAAAATGAATAAAACCTCACGCACGGTATTTAGCAAAATTGAAAATATGTCAAAACCAGTTATTGCTGCAATAAATGGATTAGCTCTTGGTGGTGGTTTTGAACTTGCACTCGCATGTGACTTACGTATCTGCTCGGATCAAGCAAAATTCGCTTTTCCAGAAGTAGGACTCGGAATTATTCCTGGAGGCGGAGGAACACAGCGTCTACAAAAGATTGTCGGCCAAGGTGTAGCGAAAGAATTACTTTACTTCGGAGATATGTTTGATGCAGAGCGTGCTTTCGATTTACATATTGTTAACAAAGTAGTACCTGCGGAAGAGTTATTTGAGTTTGCAAAGGAATGGGCATATAAATTGGCAAAAAAACCACCAGTAGCACTTCAAATGTTAAAAACGGCAGTAAATGTAGGAAGTAACGCTGATCTTGAAACAGGCTTAATCATTGAAAGTACCTGTTTTGGAAATGCTTTCGCAACAGAGGATCGTAAAGAAGGATTACAAGCATTCGTTGAAAAAAGAAAACCAGTTTATTTAGGGAAATAA
- a CDS encoding 3-hydroxyacyl-CoA dehydrogenase family protein → MSIQTIGIVGAGSMGSGIANLAALHGFTVILHDIEERYLDSAMQRMNGFMTKSVTRGKMSEEDKQEALNRIQMTTNLESMKDADVIIEAVLEKLELKREVFAALDRIVPEGVILATNTSSMSITEIASATNRPERVAGMHFFNPAQLMKLVEVVRGYKTSDETVEELKALSKKLSKEPVEVKKDSPGFIVNRIMIPQFIEAIKLLEDGVASAEDIDKAVTLGLNYPMGPFTLQDFAGVDIGYHVMEYFKEELNNDQYAPPLLLKQLVRAGRHGKKTGAGFYDYE, encoded by the coding sequence ATGTCAATTCAAACAATTGGTATTGTCGGTGCAGGATCTATGGGTTCTGGCATTGCAAATTTAGCTGCATTACACGGATTTACAGTTATTTTACATGATATTGAAGAGCGTTATTTAGATAGTGCAATGCAACGTATGAATGGTTTTATGACGAAAAGTGTTACGAGAGGAAAAATGTCGGAAGAGGATAAACAAGAGGCGCTTAATCGTATTCAAATGACTACAAATTTAGAAAGTATGAAAGATGCGGATGTAATTATTGAAGCAGTGTTAGAAAAATTAGAGTTGAAGAGAGAAGTGTTTGCAGCACTGGATCGCATAGTTCCTGAAGGAGTTATACTTGCGACAAATACTTCATCTATGTCAATAACAGAAATTGCGTCAGCGACGAATCGTCCAGAGCGAGTAGCAGGTATGCACTTCTTTAATCCGGCACAACTTATGAAACTTGTAGAAGTTGTTCGAGGCTATAAAACGAGTGATGAAACAGTGGAAGAATTGAAAGCGTTATCTAAAAAGCTTTCGAAAGAACCAGTTGAAGTAAAGAAAGATTCACCTGGATTTATTGTAAATCGAATTATGATTCCGCAATTTATTGAAGCAATTAAATTGCTTGAAGATGGGGTTGCGTCTGCAGAAGATATTGATAAGGCTGTTACACTGGGACTCAATTATCCGATGGGGCCGTTTACACTACAAGATTTTGCAGGCGTAGACATTGGCTATCACGTGATGGAGTACTTCAAAGAAGAATTAAATAATGATCAATACGCGCCGCCGCTTCTTTTAAAACAACTAGTTAGAGCAGGTAGACACGGCAAAAAAACAGGTGCAGGTTTTTATGATTATGAATAA
- a CDS encoding glycoside hydrolase family 1 protein → MLNTTFKKDFLWGASTSAYQVEGAYKEDGKGLSVQDVKVIPEGTSDFKVCSDHYHHFKEDIKLFSELGLKVYRFSIAWTRILPNGTGEVNEKGIAFYSDLIDELLKYDIVPLVTMYHFDLPYELEKKGGWSNRATIDAFVKYCEILFDRFGDRVKNWLTINEQNMMILHGGAIGTSVLSQKELYQQNHHMLLAEAKVTNLCHKMIHDAKIGPAPNISYVYPKTCKPNDIIAAQNCNAIRNWLYLDMAVYGRYNNIAWNFMKSKNIEPEILEGDMEILSSSKPDYIAFNYYSSITVSEYDENFVIDEAGDQQIEVGEEGFFMGDDNEFLELTDFGWEIDPIGFRATLREVNDRYNLPIIVTENGIGAYDKVDENGSVQDHYRIDYLKKHIEQMELAIADGVDVIGYCPWAAIDLISTHQGFRKRYGFIYINRDEDDLKDLKRIKKQSFYWYKEVISSNGKER, encoded by the coding sequence ATGCTCAATACTACATTTAAAAAAGACTTTTTATGGGGCGCTTCCACAAGTGCCTATCAAGTAGAAGGTGCCTATAAAGAAGATGGAAAAGGCCTTTCTGTTCAAGATGTGAAAGTTATTCCTGAAGGTACATCAGATTTCAAAGTTTGTAGTGATCATTATCATCATTTTAAAGAAGATATAAAGCTTTTTTCTGAATTAGGATTGAAAGTATATCGTTTTTCTATAGCTTGGACTCGAATTCTTCCAAATGGAACTGGAGAAGTGAATGAAAAAGGTATTGCGTTTTATAGTGATCTTATTGATGAATTGCTGAAGTATGATATCGTACCGTTAGTAACGATGTATCATTTTGATTTACCATATGAATTAGAGAAAAAGGGTGGCTGGAGTAACCGAGCTACCATCGATGCTTTTGTTAAGTATTGTGAAATTCTATTTGATCGATTTGGAGATAGGGTAAAGAATTGGTTAACAATTAATGAGCAGAATATGATGATTTTACACGGCGGGGCTATTGGTACATCTGTATTATCTCAAAAAGAGTTATATCAACAAAATCATCATATGTTGTTAGCGGAGGCAAAGGTGACAAACTTATGCCATAAGATGATACATGATGCAAAAATAGGTCCAGCTCCAAATATTAGTTATGTGTATCCGAAAACATGTAAGCCGAATGATATAATTGCAGCGCAAAATTGTAACGCAATTCGTAACTGGTTATACCTTGATATGGCTGTATATGGACGATATAACAATATCGCTTGGAATTTCATGAAAAGTAAAAACATCGAACCAGAAATTTTAGAGGGAGATATGGAGATTCTATCTAGTTCTAAACCAGACTATATTGCCTTTAATTATTATTCTTCTATTACTGTTAGTGAGTACGATGAGAACTTTGTAATTGATGAAGCTGGTGATCAACAAATTGAAGTAGGTGAAGAAGGATTCTTCATGGGTGATGATAATGAATTTCTAGAGTTAACTGATTTCGGTTGGGAGATTGATCCGATTGGCTTCCGAGCTACATTAAGAGAAGTAAATGATCGTTATAACTTGCCAATTATCGTTACAGAGAATGGAATAGGTGCTTATGACAAAGTAGATGAAAATGGGTCAGTGCAAGATCATTACCGAATTGATTATTTGAAAAAACATATTGAACAGATGGAATTGGCAATTGCAGACGGAGTCGATGTAATTGGTTACTGCCCTTGGGCTGCAATTGATTTAATTTCTACGCATCAAGGTTTCAGAAAAAGATATGGTTTTATTTATATAAATCGTGATGAAGACGATTTAAAAGATTTAAAAAGAATAAAGAAACAAAGCTTCTATTGGTATAAAGAAGTTATTTCATCAAATGGAAAAGAACGATAA
- a CDS encoding PTS lactose/cellobiose transporter subunit IIA: MEQNELVVFQIISAVGSARSSYIEAIQEAKMGNFEQARQLMNEGSETFIEGHRAHAGLISKEAAGEKVEVSLLLAHAEDQLMSAEGFKIIAEELISVYETFLVKQN; encoded by the coding sequence ATGGAACAAAATGAATTAGTAGTATTTCAAATTATATCAGCAGTAGGTAGCGCACGATCTTCGTATATCGAAGCGATTCAAGAAGCAAAAATGGGTAACTTTGAACAAGCAAGACAATTAATGAATGAAGGTAGTGAAACATTTATTGAAGGCCATAGAGCACATGCTGGATTGATTAGTAAAGAAGCAGCAGGTGAAAAAGTAGAAGTAAGCTTATTGTTAGCGCACGCAGAAGATCAGTTAATGAGTGCAGAAGGATTTAAAATCATTGCAGAAGAGCTTATAAGTGTTTATGAAACATTTTTAGTGAAACAAAATTAA
- a CDS encoding PTS sugar transporter subunit IIC translates to MKLLEGTKNGLERIITPLTNYLGNSKVVNAITSGMMMTIPVTIGVTLFAILGNLPFEGWKEFLIQIGLYTHMQDMISATLSLLAVYMVVIIAYSYVKEEGMNGMTAAVIALGSFLCLMPMSIKVGEEQIPAILNQYLGSDGIFVAMFVGVFTGKLYCALKRKNIGVKLPESVPPMVADAINPVFISIIIFTIIFFIRVIFGFTPYENIFNFVSQVISLPVKVIGSSVWSVIAIFTFMNICWFFGLHPAPIINVWYSATAPLFTAAITAFASGTPFAEIPYLAFTLMHFAVAIGGTGNTLGLAINLLFAKSEQYKSLGKIGIVPNIFNINEPIVFGLPLVLNPIYFIPLVASSIVGGLICVVFLKITGILSNFNPLIELPWVTPAPFAAYISGGWLLFIMTVLIIISQILLYYPFFKMGDKKAYEAEQAAQQQ, encoded by the coding sequence ATGAAATTGTTAGAAGGGACAAAAAACGGACTAGAACGAATCATCACACCACTAACAAATTATCTCGGAAATAGTAAAGTAGTAAATGCTATTACATCAGGGATGATGATGACAATTCCTGTTACGATCGGCGTTACATTATTTGCTATTTTAGGTAATCTACCATTTGAAGGTTGGAAAGAGTTTTTAATTCAAATTGGTTTATATACGCATATGCAAGACATGATTAGTGCGACATTAAGTTTGCTAGCGGTTTATATGGTTGTCATTATCGCTTACTCTTATGTGAAAGAGGAAGGCATGAATGGAATGACGGCCGCTGTTATAGCATTAGGTAGTTTCTTATGCTTAATGCCAATGTCGATTAAGGTTGGAGAAGAACAAATTCCAGCTATTTTAAATCAGTATTTAGGTAGTGATGGAATATTCGTTGCCATGTTTGTCGGTGTTTTTACTGGTAAATTGTACTGTGCATTAAAAAGAAAAAATATTGGAGTAAAATTACCGGAATCGGTACCACCTATGGTAGCTGATGCGATTAACCCTGTGTTTATTTCAATCATCATTTTCACTATTATATTCTTTATTAGAGTAATATTTGGCTTTACTCCATATGAAAATATTTTTAACTTTGTGAGTCAAGTAATTTCGTTACCTGTAAAAGTCATCGGATCGTCTGTATGGTCAGTTATTGCTATCTTTACATTCATGAATATATGTTGGTTCTTCGGGCTACACCCAGCACCAATTATAAATGTATGGTATAGTGCGACAGCTCCGTTATTTACGGCAGCTATTACAGCTTTTGCTTCGGGAACACCTTTTGCAGAAATCCCTTACTTAGCATTTACTTTAATGCATTTTGCAGTTGCCATTGGTGGAACAGGAAATACGTTAGGTTTAGCAATAAATCTACTATTTGCGAAATCGGAGCAATACAAATCACTTGGGAAAATCGGTATCGTCCCAAATATCTTTAATATTAATGAGCCGATTGTATTTGGATTACCGCTTGTGCTGAATCCAATCTACTTTATTCCATTAGTAGCATCTTCAATAGTTGGCGGCTTAATCTGTGTTGTATTCCTTAAAATTACGGGGATTTTATCTAACTTTAACCCACTTATCGAATTACCATGGGTAACACCAGCGCCATTTGCAGCTTATATTTCTGGCGGTTGGTTACTATTCATCATGACTGTTTTAATTATTATCTCTCAAATTCTACTATACTATCCGTTCTTTAAAATGGGAGATAAGAAAGCTTATGAGGCAGAACAAGCAGCACAACAACAATAA
- a CDS encoding histidine phosphatase family protein, producing the protein MNKKIVSFCLVASLTVSLFGCSSNKTEQVKNKKEEKSVEFYLVRHGKTMLNTTDRVQGWADAPLTKDGVAVAEYLGKGLKDINFEKAYSSDSGRAIETAKIVLDKSGNKDMNINQSKNLREACFGEFEGELNHTFREKLAQANNMTLEESMNNFDVDIMQKTAAKIDKSKQAEDTETVTKRMQKEVDQIAEEVAEDGGGKVLVVSHGTSLMDLLYAISPESLNEVEEGLGNASVSKVVYKDGKYKVQSVNDMSYVEKGKK; encoded by the coding sequence ATGAATAAAAAAATAGTATCGTTTTGTTTAGTAGCTTCTTTGACAGTTTCCTTGTTTGGATGTTCGTCTAATAAGACAGAGCAAGTTAAGAATAAAAAAGAAGAAAAATCAGTTGAGTTTTATTTAGTAAGACATGGAAAGACGATGTTAAATACAACTGATAGAGTACAAGGTTGGGCAGACGCACCTCTAACAAAGGATGGTGTTGCGGTAGCGGAGTACCTTGGAAAAGGTTTGAAAGACATTAACTTTGAAAAGGCATATAGTAGCGATAGTGGACGAGCAATAGAGACAGCTAAAATTGTACTAGATAAAAGTGGAAATAAAGATATGAATATCAATCAAAGTAAAAATTTGCGGGAAGCGTGTTTTGGTGAGTTTGAAGGGGAGTTAAATCATACGTTTCGTGAAAAACTTGCGCAAGCTAATAATATGACCCTTGAAGAGTCTATGAACAATTTTGATGTTGATATTATGCAAAAAACTGCAGCAAAGATCGATAAGAGTAAACAGGCTGAAGATACGGAAACAGTTACAAAAAGAATGCAAAAAGAAGTTGATCAAATTGCAGAAGAAGTAGCAGAAGATGGCGGTGGGAAAGTTCTTGTCGTATCACATGGTACATCATTAATGGACCTGTTATACGCAATATCTCCTGAATCCTTAAATGAAGTTGAAGAAGGATTAGGAAATGCAAGTGTTTCAAAAGTTGTGTATAAAGACGGGAAATATAAAGTTCAATCTGTAAATGATATGAGCTATGTGGAAAAAGGAAAAAAATAG